A portion of the Dehalococcoidia bacterium genome contains these proteins:
- a CDS encoding ribbon-helix-helix domain-containing protein: MGNNKQGYSFTLEEDNINWLDQQIEEKRWRNRSHAIDEFIRQAREKANAGGEAVATNPQ, from the coding sequence ATGGGCAATAATAAGCAAGGTTATTCCTTCACGCTGGAAGAGGACAACATCAATTGGCTGGACCAACAAATCGAAGAGAAGCGGTGGCGCAATCGCTCTCACGCCATAGACGAGTTCATTCGGCAGGCACGGGAGAAGGCGAACGCCGGAGGTGAGGCGGTTGCCACGAATCCGCAGTAA